The nucleotide sequence TATAATGGTCCAAAATTTGCAcatattacaataaaaaaaacgaTTACAACTCACAAGCAGCGGAGTCGCCCTTTTCCTTTATGTGTATTTGGAAGGATAGAAATATCttgataaagaaagaaagacccTTCAAACTCGCCAAAAAGATTTGGCTTTCTTTTGTGGTGTCAAGAATCAGAAGTGATCAGTGCATTTTTTTCAATGTTGTTCAGAATCATAACCCTCcttctgtttcttctcttgCAAGTGATGTGTTCTTCAGGTGCAAACAACTGGATCAGATTAGGTTATTGGTATGCGGTAACACCATATATCTCTATTCCTGACATAGATTCAACGCTGTTTTCTCACCTTGCATGCGCTTATGCCGAAATCAACTCTTCCACTTCCCAGATCTATGTTTCCCCCGCCTATAACTCATACTTTTCCACCTTCACCCCCACTGTCAGAAAAAAGAATCCGTCAGTTATCACCATTCTATCAATCTGGGGTGCAGATGTAGAATCTTCAAACTTCTCTTCCATGGTTAGCCAACCCTCTCGAAGGAACTCTTTCATTCAGTCGTCTATTAGACTCACCAGGCTTTTCGGCTTTCAGGGCATTGATCTCGGAGGTGATCCTTCGAGCATAGTGACCAACACAATGGATTTGGGAACTCTCTTTGATGAGTGGCGAGCTGCTATAAACACTGAATCAAAGAACTCCGGGCAATCAAGACTCATCTTGACTGTGTCAGGCTATTACTTGCCAGTCATACATTCCACTAGTTACCCTGTGGACTCAATGAGAAGGAACGTGGACTGGTTTAACATTGTAGGATTTAACTATCATTTGCCTCAGAGAGAAAATTTTACAGGTGCTCATGCTGCTTTGTATGACCCCTCGAACAACATAAGTACCGATTATGGTATAAAGCAATGGATTGCTAAAGGATTTCCTGCTAGCAAGATTGTTCTGTTTTTGCCATATTATGGTTATGCGTGGAAACTTACGAACCCCAAAAACAATGCAATTGGGGCAGCTGCAAGTGGTCCGGGCGCTGCATCAGGTGGATACATAGCCTATAGCTACATAAGGACGTCGGTGAAAAGTTATGGAGTTATTTCAGAATATAATGCAACTTATGTTGTAAATTACTTCACCCAAGGGTCATTATGGGTTTGTTTCGACGATGTAGAAGCCATCAAAACTAAGATTGCGTACTCGAAGGAAAAAGGGCTTCTTGGTTATGCTGTATGGCAAATACCATATGATGATGATTGGATCCTTTCTAAGGCAGGTAAACCACACatcaatttttgtaatttaactGAAATTGATTaaagagctagaattcatgtagttgacccTACATAGTAGATAAAGGgttggtatgttgttgttgttgttgtaccctcctcttctttcctttcaaTATGCAAGATGAAGGTGTTCAAGCTCTGGGTGAGAGCCGAATCTCACTTTATGTGCTCAACTTTCTAAACTCTGATCGATATATAATCTTCCTTTATTTCAGCTTATGAGGAGCACAAGAAACAAAGACACAAGAAActctttttggttgtttttctgCCCTTAGTTGTTGGACTTACTCTCCTAATAGGAGCTTCAACAGTGTATCTGCAGAGGAGAATGCTCAGAATGAAAGGTAAGAAATAACGATTTCTGGAGTTCACCAATACTTACTCCATGTCATTAAGCAATTGAATATTGACACACTCCATTTTTATATTCAGTTATGAGGATATTAACTCGAGGCAGAAAGTCATCATCACCTAATCGTCACGCATTCAGTTTTGCTGACATCAAAACtgccacaaacaagttttcAAGCAAAAATAAGCTCGGTGAAGGTGGATTTGGACCTGTTTATAAGGTAATTTTTGGTGTCCTGTGGaccaattttaattttggatcAGTATGACTAGAGCCACTAGAACTAGCCAATTTTCTAGGAGATTGAGGCTCCTTCTGTTTgcaaaaatgtgttttcttgaGGGAGAATAGTTTCTAAAGAaaagaattttcttgaaatttgtttTCTGTTATTTGGCTgtaacttgaaatttttttgttagaaaAGCATTTCCAGTATACCGAGGAGGGTGGTGTTTGGGAGGTTAGGGTTGTGAGGAATACGGCTTACCATTTTCAAGACGGTAAATTGTTTTCTCGGAATTAGCACAAAGTTGAAGGCTCTAGTTTCTGTTGATCGAAAACCAATTTCAGTTGACTTTTATGTTTTCATGGTCCTAAATACTGAAAAATAGAGGAGGTGTGTTTTCTTGTAGAACACTTTTCTACAAATAAATGGAGTCTAAGCTTTTTGCTATTGACATAGCATAAGTCTTCTAATAACCTGTTGATTCACTCACAAATATTGGATTATAGGACTCAACCAATGATTCATTGATTCtaaagaataccaaaaaattgaagagaataatgaaaaaaatttcaatagaaATTTTATTAGAATTGTGAAATCAACTGCAAAAAATATCCTATAAATATAGTATTTATAGGCTATAACtattagaaaattagaaaatacccCAAAACCCTGTAATtcaaattttaccaaaaaaatgtaAGATTGAGTTTTCATTACAGGATCAAAATTagatagaaataaataaaatccccAAAACAGCATATTAAAATTCACTTCCTAATGGAAGTTATTCTCAAgtcaattattttctaaaataacaaaaatgctAATTTCAAGGCCTAAACAAAGAAATTTGCCCATTGAACCATCAGCCCGATTACCTTGAAATTAGCCTTTAAAATCACCCAAATCGAAACccttcataaaatattaaaagtcaTCTCATCCACATCAGCTATTGACTCCCAAAACTTacgacaagaacaaaaacatgGCACTGAATAGTATTTACGGTGATTATAATTATCTGAGCATTAAGCACAGTTATGAAGGATCACCTTATAGTGTACCACAAAAATCTGCAATATTCTGTTGAAAAAATTAAGGATGCAGTGTTTTGTCAGGGAAAGTTACCAGATGGACTGGAAATCGCTGTGAAAAGACTTTCTGAAACTTCTCATCAAGGAGCAGAGGAGTTCAAAAATGAGGTTACACTGACAGCAAAACTTCAACATGTCAACCTAGTTAGACTTCTGGGGTTTTGCACTGAAGGGAAAGAAAAGCTGCTGATCTATGAGTATATGCCAAACAAAACCTTGGCCTTCTACCTCCATGGTGTGCAATCTCTTCCACTTATATGTTAATGAGTACATGCTAGGAATAATTAAACAGCTCTGGGTTCATACGTTTTGTAGATGTTATTGCAATCCTGAAAATTCACACACAAAACTAAGGGCAGGTTTGGCCCCAGCAGCAGGACTGCAGAATTGCTGCGTAGCCCTTTTTAAAGGGATTCGACATTTCAAGACACTTCTTCCTAGTGATCATATGTTAACAATATATGGAACTCAACAAGAATAATGTTGATTCTTGTATTATATTGAAAACAACAATTCTCTTCTTAGACTGGCACTCAATTAGCCGTGTCAATGCCAAGACTGAACTCATCAGTAGGATGCTAAAATGCGTGTAGTTTGTAGATATTTTTGACGTGTATGTTATTTGACAAAACATTAATAGGACCCTTCAGACATCAATCTTTCATACTTGCAACTAGATGGGCACATGCCTGAAGTGCTCAAGCTCTAGCTTGATGTCACAGAACAAGTATTCATAGCCACATGAATTGGGAAAGTGACTTCGAGAATTGAGGAGATGCCATACCACACACCATTAAGCTGGAAATAAATCATGTTTAGGATATTGTTTAAGCATGGTGTAAGTGCACCTTGATTCTTATTTAAGTTTTCAAAGAAGTAATTAACTAATCACTGTAAATCCTCTTTGTTTTAGATCCGGTTAGGCGCATGTTATTTGATTGGAGCAAATGGGTTCAAGTCATTGAAGGAGTTACTCAAGGGCTTATTTATCTCCAAGAGTATTCAAGATGGACCATAATTCACAGGGATTTAAAGGCCAGTAACATTTTATTGGATAGTAAGATGAAACCTAAAATATCTGATTTTGGTTTAGCTCGAATTTTTCACAAGGATGATGAAGAAGCAAATACCAGCCGAATTGTAGGAACATAGTAAGTAAATCAGCCCTAGATCAATCTCTCAAAAAACAATGTCTAATGGTGATAAATactaaatatttctttttatttgtcaaATGCAGCGGCTATGTTCCTCCAGAATATATAAGAAATGGCATATACTCAACAAAATATGACGTTTACAGCTTTGGAGTTCTACTGCTACAAATCATAAGTGGCAAAAAGAATACATGTGTATGTGGCCCCGAAGAGGATCTAAATCTTCTAGAATATGTAAGTCGCTCgacaatttcttctttcaaactTCCAATTCACATCCAACAGAAAGGATGGATGATTACTCTTGCGACTTTTTCCAGGCTTATGAATTATGGAAAGATGGGAAAGGCATGGAGTTTGTTGATCCACTGCTGGATGATTCTTTGTCGTCATGTAAAATCATGCGATGCATGCAGGTGGCCTTGCTGTGCGTCCAAGAGAAATGGCAAGATAGGCCGTCCATGCTGGAAGTTTCTTCCATGCTCAAAAATGAAAGTGAGGCTGTGCCCACTCCCAAAATCCCTGCTTTCTGGACGAGGAAAGAAGACGATGCCACTGTCCAACGGCGGCCAGAAATTTGTTCTGTGGATGTTGAAACAATATCACAACTTGAACCACGATAAAAGCTTAGGAAATTGTGTTAATTTGCCAGAGTGCAAATTTCGTAGTAGTCCTCCATGGTGTTGGCTTGCTACAATAGCATTAACCTTGACAAGCAAGGGGCAAACATGTATACATGATGCCTAATAGGAAGTTTTAAACTTAAGCTGAGAGCTTTGTATTTCTAGCTTGGTCTGATAGCATGATTAGGATTTGCGATGAGGAGACTTCAAAGTTGGT is from Diospyros lotus cultivar Yz01 chromosome 2, ASM1463336v1, whole genome shotgun sequence and encodes:
- the LOC127794561 gene encoding cysteine-rich receptor-like protein kinase 19 isoform X4, whose product is MLFRIITLLLFLLLQVMCSSGANNWIRLGYWYAVTPYISIPDIDSTLFSHLACAYAEINSSTSQIYVSPAYNSYFSTFTPTVRKKNPSVITILSIWGADVESSNFSSMVSQPSRRNSFIQSSIRLTRLFGFQGIDLGGDPSSIVTNTMDLGTLFDEWRAAINTESKNSGQSRLILTVSGYYLPVIHSTSYPVDSMRRNVDWFNIVGFNYHLPQRENFTGAHAALYDPSNNISTDYGIKQWIAKGFPASKIVLFLPYYGYAWKLTNPKNNAIGAAASGPGAASGGYIAYSYIRTSVKSYGVISEYNATYVVNYFTQGSLWVCFDDVEAIKTKIAYSKEKGLLGYAVWQIPYDDDWILSKAAYEEHKKQRHKKLFLVVFLPLVVGLTLLIGASTVYLQRRMLRMKVMRILTRGRKSSSPNRHAFSFADIKTATNKFSSKNKLGEGGFGPVYKGKLPDGLEIAVKRLSETSHQGAEEFKNEVTLTAKLQHVNLVRLLGFCTEGKEKLLIYEYMPNKTLAFYLHDPVRRMLFDWSKWVQVIEGVTQGLIYLQEYSRWTIIHRDLKASNILLDSKMKPKISDFGLARIFHKDDEEANTSRIVGTYGYVPPEYIRNGIYSTKYDVYSFGVLLLQIISGKKNTCVCGPEEDLNLLEYAYELWKDGKGMEFVDPLLDDSLSSCKIMRCMQVALLCVQEKWQDRPSMLEVSSMLKNESEAVPTPKIPAFWTRKEDDATVQRRPEICSVDVETISQLEPR
- the LOC127794561 gene encoding cysteine-rich receptor-like protein kinase 10 isoform X5 → MLFRIITLLLFLLLQVMCSSGANNWIRLGYWYAVTPYISIPDIDSTLFSHLACAYAEINSSTSQIYVSPAYNSYFSTFTPTVRKKNPSVITILSIWGADVESSNFSSMVSQPSRRNSFIQSSIRLTRLFGFQGIDLGGDPSSIVTNTMDLGTLFDEWRAAINTESKNSGQSRLILTVSGYYLPVIHSTSYPVDSMRRNVDWFNIVGFNYHLPQRENFTGAHAALYDPSNNISTDYGIKQWIAKGFPASKIVLFLPYYGYAWKLTNPKNNAIGAAASGPGAASGGYIAYSYIRTSVKSYGVISEYNATYVVNYFTQGSLWVCFDDVEAIKTKIAYSKEKGLLGYAVWQIPYDDDWILSKAAYEEHKKQRHKKLFLVVFLPLVVGLTLLIGASTVYLQRRMLRMKVMRILTRGRKSSSPNRHAFSFADIKTATNKFSSKNKLGEGGFGPVYKGKLPDGLEIAVKRLSETSHQGAEEFKNEVTLTAKLQHVNLVRLLGFCTEGKEKLLIYEYMPNKTLAFYLHDPVRRMLFDWSKWVQVIEGVTQGLIYLQEYSRWTIIHRDLKASNILLDSKMKPKISDFGLARIFHKDDEEANTSRIVGTYGCVPPEYIRNGIYSTKYDVYSFGVLLLQIISGKKNTCVCGPKEDLNLLGYAYELWKDGKGMEFVDPLLDDSLSSCKIMRCMQVALLCVQEKWQDRPSMLEVSSMLKNESEAVPTPKIPAFWTRKEDDATVQRRPEICSVDVETISQLEPR
- the LOC127794561 gene encoding cysteine-rich receptor-like protein kinase 10 isoform X6 — translated: MLFRIITLLLFLLLQVMCSSGANNWIRLGYWYAVTPYISIPDIDSTLFSHLACAYAEINSSTSQIYVSPAYNSYFSTFTPTVRKKNPSVITILSIWGADVESSNFSSMVSQPSRRNSFIQSSIRLTRLFGFQGIDLGGDPSSIVTNTMDLGTLFDEWRAAINTESKNSGQSRLILTVSGYYLPVIHSTSYPVDSMRRNVDWFNIVGFNYHLPQRENFTGAHAALYDPSNNISTDYGIKQWIAKGFPASKIVLFLPYYGYAWKLTNPKNNAIGAAASGPGAASGGYIAYSYIRTSVKSYGVISEYNATYVVNYFTQGSLWVCFDDVEAIKTKIAYSKEKGLLGYAVWQIPYDDDWILSKAAYEEHKKQRHKKLFLVVFLPLVVGLTLLIGASTVYLQRRMLRMKAMRILTRGRKSSSPNLQAFSFADIKTATNKFSSKDKLGEGGFGPVYKGKLPDGLEIAVKRLSETSHQGAEEFKNEVTLTAKLQHVNLVRLLGFCTEGEEKLLIYEYMPNKSLAFYLHDPIRRMLFDWSKWVQVIEGVTQGLIYLQEYSRWTIIHRDLKASNILLDSKMKPKISDFGLARIFHKDDEEANTSRIVGTYGCVPPEYIRNGIYSTKYDVYSFGVLLLQIISGKKNTCVCGPKEDLNLLGYAYELWKDGKGMEFVDPLLDDSLSSCKIMRCMQVALLCVQEKWQDRPSMLEVSSMLKNESEAVPTPKIPAFWTRKEDDATVQRRPEICSVDVETISQLEPR
- the LOC127794561 gene encoding cysteine-rich receptor-like protein kinase 19 isoform X7; its protein translation is MLFRIITLLLFLLLQVMCSSGANNWIRLGYWYAVTPYISIPDIDSTLFSHLACAYAEINSSTSQIYVSPAYNSYFSTFTPTVRKKNPSVITILSIWGADVESSNFSSMVSQPSRRNSFIQSSIRLTRLFGFQGIDLGGDPSSIVTNTMDLGTLFDEWRAAINTESKNSGQSRLILTVSGYYLPVIHSTSYPVDSMRRNVDWFNIVGFNYHLPQRENFTGAHAALYDPSNNISTDYGIKQWIAKGFPASKIVLFLPYYGYAWKLTNPKNNAIGAAASGPGAASGGYIAYSYIRTSVKSYGVISEYNATYVVNYFTQGSLWVCFDDVEAIKTKIAYSKEKGLLGYAVWQIPYDDDWILSKAAYEEHKKQRHKKLFLVVFLPLVVGLTLLIGASTVYLQRRMLRMKVMRILTRGRKSSSPNRHAFSFADIKTATNKFSSKNKLGEGGFGPVYKGKLPDGLEIAVKRLSETSHQGAEEFKNEVTLTAKLQHVNLVRLLGFCTEGKEKLLIYEYMPNKTLAFYLHDPVRRMLFDWSKWVQVIEGVTQGLIYLQEYSRWTIIHRDLKASNILLDSKMKPKISDFGLARIFHKDDEEANTSRIVGTYGYVPPEYIRNGIYSTKYDVYSFGVLLLQIISGKKNTCVCGPEEDLNLLEYAYELWKDGKGMEFVDPLLDDSLSSCKIMRCMQVALLCVQEKWQDRPSMLEVSSMLKNESEAVPTPKIPAFWTRKADDATVQWGPEICSVDVETISQLEPR